In Acipenser ruthenus chromosome 6, fAciRut3.2 maternal haplotype, whole genome shotgun sequence, the following proteins share a genomic window:
- the LOC117410674 gene encoding protein YIPF3-like, with translation MSTTERNKNPNSTESWGGFEDNPIQGGGSAVIDMENMDDTSGSSFEDMGDMHQRIKEEEEVSEEAAATEEGDDGEFLGMKGVKGQLGRQVADEVWQAGKRQASKAFNLYGNIDILRPYFDVEPIQVRNRLLESLIPVRIINFPQKIAGELYGPLMLVFTLVAILLHGMKTSGTVIREGTLMGTAIGTCFGYWLGISSFIYFLAYLCNAQITMLQILSLLGYGLFGHCVVLFVTYTVHFHSLFYILWLVVGGLSTLRMVAALISRTVGHTPRLILCATLSALHMLFLLYLHFAYHKIVEGILDTLEGPNVPPFQRIARDIPEVSVALVNTTVKTISATLQSY, from the exons ATGTCAACAACAGAAAGAAACAAGAACCCAAACAGCACGGAGTCGTGGGGAGGCTTCGAGGACAACCCGATTCAA GGAGGCGGCTCCGCGGTAATCGACATGGAGAACATGGATGACACCTCGGGGTCCAGTTTCGAGGACATGGGGGACATGCATCAGCGAATaaaagaggaagaggaggtgTCGGAGGAGGCAGCAGCGACGGAGGAAGGGGATGACGGAGAGTTCTTGGGCATGAAGGGGGTCAAGGGGCAACTCGGCCGCCAGGTTGCCGATGAG GTATGGCAGGCTGGTAAGAGGCAGGCATCAAAGGCTTTTAACCTGTATGGCAACATCGACATCCTCAGACCCTACTTTGATGTTGAGCCTATCCAGGTCAGGAACAG GTTATTGGAGTCTCTGATACCTGTCCGAATTATTAACTTCCCACAG AAAATTGCTGGAGAACTGTATGGCCCGCTGATGCTGGTTTTTACATTGGTTGCCATTCTCCTGCATGGAATGAAGACATCTGGAACTGTCATT AGAGAAGGCACATTGATGGGCACAGCCATAGGCACCTGTTTTGGATACTGGCTTGGCATCTCCTCCTTCATCTATTTCCTGGCGTACTTGTGCAATGCTCAGATCACTATGTTGCAGATACTGTCACTTCTG GGTTATGGTCTGTTCGGACACTGTGTTGTTCTCTTCGTGACCTACACTGTTCACTTCCATTCTCTTTTCTACATCCTGTGGTTGGTCGTTGGAGGACTCTCAACACTACGTATG GTTGCTGCTCTGATTTCCCGCACTGTGGGGCATACACCACGTCTCATCCTGTGCGCGACCCTCTCTGCTCTGCACATGCTCTTTTTGCTTTACCTGCACTTTGCCTATCATAAGATTGTTGAAG GTATTTTGGACACCCTGGAAGGCCCCAATGTGCCCCCGTTTCAGCGAATTGCCCGTGACATCCCTGAAGTTTCAGTGGCCTTGGTGAACACCACAGTAAAGACGATCAGCGCCACTCTGCAGTCCTATTAA